Proteins encoded together in one Pelagicoccus enzymogenes window:
- a CDS encoding CHASE domain-containing sensor histidine kinase — MPRLIPRPYAAPTPYRITVLRMDPEAPTQNQQAKDVGKAILSGSAFSTMHRLHWLIIFLSLVVTIAAWRITSSQIQEKAANTYERETSKILDLVLERMQRYEDALWAGAIHINAIGGDIQYRDWKRYAEAVSIERKYPGINGIGVVHYVAPDRLHSYLTAQRVDRPSYRIHPDHDKQGFWPISYIIPEKGNEKAVGLDMAHESNRYAAAQLARDTGEARITGPITLVQDEQHTPGFLFFVPFYRSSTAPLNVEERRETFVGLIYAPFVVNNLVDGVLSRELRSITFSISDGSEEIFNEDAIAEHEFDNDPLFQSSSEIELYGRTWTFRFRSSKEFRRDLSSDQPMTILIGGILVDLLLLMLFVLISRNNRRNAHNAQMLLQAQKKVERANEELSHFNYRTSHDLVAPLKTIRGYVDLAKYQIEDKDIEGISDCLSRIGKQASRLEKLVEDLLNLCRIENQDSPPEAIDPHEIFDFVSSTLQSLWEEKGVQVTFENHLQAPFYAESVRVRQIMENLVSNGIKYSDPQKSERWVKVGFTPVREGWIRLEVADNGIGIPDESRDKVYEMFYRAGNNSEFGSGLGNYLVKKHVSSLNGTIDYRSSPQGTTFHVDIPAKMTGR, encoded by the coding sequence GTGCCACGACTGATTCCTAGACCCTATGCGGCTCCCACTCCCTACCGTATCACCGTCCTCAGAATGGATCCAGAAGCCCCCACTCAGAACCAACAGGCGAAAGACGTCGGAAAAGCGATTCTCAGCGGCTCCGCGTTTTCGACGATGCATCGCCTCCACTGGCTCATCATTTTCCTCTCCCTCGTAGTCACCATTGCCGCTTGGCGAATCACATCCAGCCAAATTCAAGAAAAAGCTGCCAACACCTACGAGCGCGAAACGTCCAAGATTCTCGATCTCGTGCTGGAGCGCATGCAGCGCTACGAGGACGCCCTGTGGGCTGGAGCGATCCACATCAACGCGATCGGGGGAGACATCCAATACCGGGACTGGAAACGCTACGCCGAAGCAGTCAGCATCGAGAGAAAATACCCTGGCATTAACGGAATCGGCGTAGTGCATTACGTGGCACCCGATCGCCTCCACTCCTACCTCACCGCCCAAAGGGTCGACCGACCGAGCTACCGCATCCACCCGGATCACGACAAGCAAGGTTTCTGGCCCATCAGCTACATCATACCTGAAAAGGGAAACGAGAAAGCCGTCGGCCTCGACATGGCTCACGAGAGCAACCGCTACGCTGCAGCGCAACTCGCGCGCGACACCGGAGAAGCCAGGATCACCGGCCCCATCACTCTGGTGCAGGACGAGCAGCACACGCCCGGCTTCCTCTTCTTCGTGCCCTTCTACCGATCAAGTACCGCCCCCTTGAACGTCGAGGAGCGCCGTGAAACCTTCGTCGGCCTCATCTACGCTCCTTTCGTCGTAAACAATCTCGTGGACGGGGTGCTCTCCCGCGAACTGAGAAGCATCACCTTCTCCATCTCCGACGGAAGCGAGGAGATATTCAATGAGGACGCAATCGCCGAGCACGAGTTCGACAACGATCCGCTCTTCCAATCAAGCTCCGAGATCGAGCTCTACGGCAGGACCTGGACCTTCCGCTTTCGTAGCAGCAAGGAGTTTAGGAGGGACCTATCCAGCGACCAGCCAATGACAATCCTCATCGGCGGCATCCTCGTGGACCTGCTGCTCCTGATGCTCTTCGTGCTGATATCGCGAAACAACAGGCGCAACGCACATAACGCTCAAATGCTGCTACAGGCTCAAAAAAAAGTCGAACGCGCCAACGAGGAACTCAGCCACTTCAATTACCGCACCTCCCACGACCTCGTCGCCCCGCTGAAAACGATTCGCGGCTACGTCGACCTCGCAAAGTACCAGATCGAGGACAAGGACATCGAAGGGATTTCCGACTGCCTCAGCCGTATCGGCAAGCAAGCGTCCCGTCTAGAGAAGCTGGTCGAAGACCTGCTCAACCTCTGCCGTATCGAAAATCAGGATTCTCCTCCCGAGGCCATCGACCCCCACGAGATATTCGACTTCGTCAGCTCTACCTTGCAAAGCCTCTGGGAAGAAAAAGGCGTGCAGGTCACCTTCGAGAACCACTTGCAGGCGCCCTTCTACGCTGAGTCGGTAAGGGTGCGGCAAATCATGGAAAACCTAGTTTCCAACGGAATCAAATACTCCGACCCCCAAAAATCCGAACGCTGGGTGAAGGTAGGTTTCACGCCTGTAAGAGAAGGTTGGATACGTCTCGAGGTGGCGGACAACGGCATCGGAATTCCCGACGAAAGCCGCGATAAGGTCTACGAAATGTTCTATCGCGCCGGAAACAATTCCGAATTCGGAAGCGGTTTAGGCAATTATTTGGTGAAGAAGCACGTATCCTCCCTCAATGGCACAATCGACTACCGCTCCTCTCCTCAGGGAACGACCTTCCACGTGGACATTCCAGCCAAAATGACTGGGCGCTAA
- a CDS encoding Na(+)/H(+) antiporter subunit D → MAAILPGKSLRAAICVAVPLVGLWQLWTMGVGASANASLAGFELTLYSVTKVNFVFAVIFLLISAVAGVYAWHVDDRGQQVAALSYAAGALGVTLAGDFLTLLLFWELMAVASAWLVFARKEARSLRAGVRYLLVHVAGGSLLFGGIILFYGQTGTLTLQALTPDMGLAAWLVLAGVALNVALPPLHPWLPDAYPKATITGAIFMSALTTKSAVYVLLVLFPGWDLLIYMGLFMALYGVVYAVLANDIRQILAYHIISQVGYMVTGVGIGTALSMNGTAAHAFSHILYKALLFMGAGAVIQATGVSKLSDLGGLAPKMRGVVWLFMIGAFSISGFPLFNGFISKSMIVSSAGEAHHYAIMLGLLLASVGTFLHTGLKIPVFTFWGKDQKLEAKPIPRNMYVAMGLVAFGCTFFGVYPHALYVLLPFDAEYHPYTAYHLVEATQILTFTFIGFWVLRAKLAGEPYIALDTDWFYRRGAPVATALLVKPVNAFFAAGAKTRDGIASLLASNFGNPRAWFGMNKGSADAFNPDVERSPLGAGLAFILLVFVAIFASVMLLAS, encoded by the coding sequence TTGGCTGCGATACTTCCGGGCAAGAGCCTCCGGGCGGCGATCTGCGTCGCTGTACCGCTGGTAGGACTTTGGCAGCTGTGGACGATGGGAGTGGGCGCGTCAGCCAACGCCAGCTTGGCGGGATTTGAGCTGACGCTTTATTCCGTGACGAAGGTGAACTTCGTGTTCGCGGTGATTTTCTTGCTCATCTCGGCGGTAGCCGGGGTGTACGCTTGGCACGTGGACGACCGCGGGCAGCAAGTGGCTGCCCTGTCGTACGCGGCCGGGGCCTTGGGAGTGACGCTGGCGGGTGATTTTCTGACCTTGCTGCTTTTCTGGGAACTGATGGCGGTGGCTTCGGCTTGGCTCGTTTTCGCACGCAAGGAAGCTCGCTCCCTCCGAGCGGGTGTCCGCTACCTGCTAGTGCACGTGGCGGGTGGCTCCCTGCTTTTCGGCGGGATCATTCTCTTCTATGGCCAGACCGGCACCTTGACCCTGCAGGCCTTGACGCCCGACATGGGATTGGCCGCTTGGCTGGTGCTCGCTGGCGTCGCCTTGAACGTGGCCCTGCCGCCGCTGCACCCGTGGCTGCCGGACGCTTATCCAAAGGCGACGATCACGGGAGCCATTTTCATGAGCGCTCTGACGACGAAGTCGGCGGTTTACGTTCTGCTGGTTCTGTTTCCCGGCTGGGATCTTTTGATCTACATGGGACTCTTCATGGCGCTTTACGGTGTGGTTTACGCTGTATTGGCGAACGACATACGCCAGATTCTCGCTTACCATATCATCAGCCAGGTTGGCTACATGGTCACCGGCGTGGGCATCGGTACGGCGTTGTCGATGAACGGCACGGCGGCCCACGCGTTCAGCCACATCCTCTACAAGGCTCTCTTGTTCATGGGAGCGGGCGCGGTGATCCAAGCGACTGGGGTGAGCAAGCTGAGCGACTTGGGGGGCTTGGCTCCGAAGATGCGCGGCGTGGTTTGGCTTTTCATGATCGGAGCCTTTTCGATTTCCGGCTTCCCGCTCTTCAACGGATTCATCAGCAAGTCGATGATCGTTTCCTCAGCCGGTGAGGCTCACCACTATGCGATCATGCTAGGCCTGTTGCTCGCCTCGGTAGGAACCTTCCTGCACACCGGCCTGAAGATTCCTGTATTCACTTTTTGGGGTAAGGATCAGAAGCTGGAGGCGAAGCCGATTCCGCGCAATATGTACGTGGCGATGGGATTGGTCGCGTTTGGTTGCACCTTTTTCGGCGTGTATCCGCATGCTCTTTACGTCTTGCTGCCTTTCGACGCGGAGTACCATCCGTACACGGCTTACCACTTGGTAGAGGCGACCCAGATTCTGACCTTCACCTTCATCGGCTTTTGGGTGTTGCGGGCCAAGTTGGCCGGCGAGCCTTACATCGCCTTGGACACGGACTGGTTCTACCGTCGTGGAGCTCCGGTGGCCACCGCTTTGCTTGTGAAGCCGGTCAATGCCTTCTTCGCGGCCGGAGCGAAAACGCGCGACGGAATCGCGTCGCTGCTCGCGTCCAATTTCGGAAATCCGCGGGCTTGGTTCGGCATGAACAAAGGGTCTGCTGACGCGTTCAATCCCGATGTGGAGCGTTCGCCGCTGGGCGCCGGACTGGCGTTTATCCTACTGGTCTTCGTGGCGATTTTTGCTTCGGTGATGTTACTCGCCTCGTAG
- a CDS encoding monovalent cation/H+ antiporter subunit D family protein, with the protein MTTDALFQSSMVPLFAVLVSMAAIPAILFSSRMPNLRESWSFLAAGIKFALVLSLVPGALRGESVGITLLEIAPGISFSLVADPLGVLFALVASGLWIVTTAYALGYMRGHHEKKQTRFFCSFALSLSATLGIAFSDNLITFLIFYELLTLATYPLVVHKESPDALRSGRMYLGYALTAGLLFLAAAVWINVRVGEVSFIAGGFIPEGAFGEGELKLLFLLFMVGVGVKAGVMPLHSWLPAAMVAPTPVSALLHAVAVVKSGAFGVLRVTGFVFGPEMMREHGLDVLLAIFAGATILLASTIALRQDNLKKRLAYSTVGHLSYIVMGAALASPAALTGSLMHLSAHAVMKITLFFCAGAIIVHSHKTEISQLDGLGRRMPWTFAAFGIGALGLAGIPPVYGFLSKWWLSMGSLDSGQGIVLGVFLLSGLLNAGYFFPIVIRGFFRPAAPDAHFPKGEATPWMVVPLCITATLALIFGIFPDFPLPFFEIASRVVESVMGELPQALNANEIGLAR; encoded by the coding sequence ATGACGACTGACGCACTTTTCCAATCTTCAATGGTTCCCCTGTTCGCCGTCCTCGTATCCATGGCGGCGATACCGGCCATCCTCTTCAGTTCCCGTATGCCGAACCTCCGCGAATCGTGGAGCTTCTTGGCGGCGGGTATCAAGTTCGCCTTGGTTCTCTCGCTGGTGCCTGGCGCCTTGCGAGGGGAGTCGGTAGGGATCACTTTGCTCGAGATCGCACCTGGCATTAGCTTCAGCTTGGTGGCGGATCCGCTGGGCGTGCTCTTCGCCTTGGTGGCGTCGGGGCTCTGGATCGTGACCACGGCCTACGCCCTCGGCTACATGCGCGGGCATCACGAGAAGAAGCAGACCCGCTTTTTCTGCAGTTTCGCGCTGAGCTTGTCGGCGACCTTGGGCATCGCGTTCTCGGACAACCTGATCACCTTCCTGATTTTCTACGAGCTGCTCACCTTGGCCACTTACCCCTTGGTGGTGCACAAGGAATCGCCCGACGCCTTGCGTTCCGGTCGCATGTACCTCGGCTACGCCCTGACGGCCGGCTTGCTGTTCTTGGCAGCAGCGGTCTGGATTAACGTCCGGGTTGGCGAAGTCAGTTTCATCGCGGGAGGCTTCATTCCCGAAGGCGCTTTCGGCGAAGGGGAGCTCAAGCTGCTCTTTCTGCTCTTCATGGTAGGCGTGGGCGTGAAGGCCGGCGTGATGCCGCTGCACAGCTGGTTACCGGCTGCCATGGTGGCTCCGACGCCGGTGAGCGCCTTGCTGCACGCGGTGGCGGTGGTAAAGTCAGGCGCCTTTGGCGTGCTGCGCGTGACCGGTTTCGTTTTTGGTCCCGAGATGATGCGAGAGCATGGCCTTGACGTGCTGCTGGCTATCTTCGCGGGAGCGACGATCCTCCTCGCGTCGACGATCGCCTTGCGTCAGGACAACTTGAAGAAGCGGCTCGCGTATTCAACGGTTGGGCACTTGTCCTACATCGTGATGGGCGCCGCGCTCGCTTCGCCGGCCGCATTGACCGGTAGCTTGATGCACCTCTCGGCCCATGCCGTGATGAAGATCACGCTCTTCTTCTGCGCGGGCGCGATTATCGTCCACTCGCACAAGACGGAGATTTCGCAGCTCGACGGGCTGGGGCGACGCATGCCGTGGACCTTTGCCGCTTTCGGTATCGGAGCCTTGGGACTGGCGGGGATTCCGCCGGTGTACGGCTTCCTGAGCAAATGGTGGCTGAGTATGGGGAGCTTGGACTCGGGGCAGGGAATCGTGCTCGGAGTGTTCCTGCTGAGCGGTTTGCTCAACGCGGGCTATTTCTTCCCCATCGTGATTCGCGGCTTTTTCCGTCCCGCAGCGCCGGACGCCCACTTTCCGAAAGGGGAGGCTACGCCGTGGATGGTGGTGCCGCTCTGCATCACGGCCACCTTGGCCTTGATATTTGGCATTTTTCCGGACTTTCCCCTGCCGTTTTTCGAGATCGCAAGTCGCGTCGTAGAGTCGGTGATGGGCGAACTACCGCAAGCCTTGAACGCTAACGAGATCGGATTGGCGCGATGA
- a CDS encoding complex I subunit 5 family protein, with amino-acid sequence MIAEHLPALPILLYLFVALLMPLASKLGRDLPWTLAWLTSLIVAALGAYGLWLTSSTGAIHYSMGNWAPPVGIELVADPLSCFFTFAIGAVSAFVLLHSRESVVRDCGAGNTMTYYASSLLLLAGFSGIVGTGDLFNLYVFLEISALAGYAVLGCGSAKAALSSFRYLIIGTIGASFYLIGIGLLLAKTGSLNMVDVAAILQEQGLGPATTLAVVFIFTGLGIKMALLPLHYWLPDVYTNAPATSTALVAPLGTKVAAYAVLRLGYEVLPYEALLADLRIFDIVLALGAVGIIWGSIMAIAQDNIKRMLAYSSVAQIGYIAVGFGLATPNGYIGAVLHVINHAVMKACLFLVTANLERQGEGTSIKGFNAALRRKMPLTCACFALAAISMIGLPPTAGFFSKWYLLLGSYEQGSWILVVVIIVSSLLNAVYFFRVLERLYLGKDEGEEKAPKGARLPFAMGLSTLVLALSLLVLGFGNVFIVSKFISPMLPGF; translated from the coding sequence ATGATTGCGGAGCATTTGCCGGCTTTGCCGATTCTTTTGTATTTGTTCGTGGCGCTTTTGATGCCGCTTGCGAGCAAGTTGGGGCGTGATTTGCCGTGGACGCTGGCTTGGTTGACCAGCCTGATCGTAGCCGCTCTCGGCGCTTATGGGCTTTGGCTGACTTCCAGCACTGGGGCGATCCATTACTCAATGGGCAACTGGGCGCCTCCGGTCGGCATCGAGCTGGTGGCGGATCCTTTGTCCTGTTTCTTCACCTTCGCGATCGGAGCGGTTTCGGCCTTCGTGCTGCTGCACTCTCGCGAATCGGTTGTAAGAGACTGCGGCGCGGGCAACACCATGACCTATTACGCGTCCTCGTTGCTTTTGCTGGCCGGTTTCAGCGGCATCGTAGGGACGGGCGACTTGTTCAATCTCTACGTTTTCCTAGAGATCAGCGCCTTGGCGGGCTACGCCGTTCTGGGCTGCGGGAGCGCCAAAGCGGCGCTGTCCTCCTTCCGCTATCTGATCATCGGCACCATTGGTGCGTCTTTCTACCTGATCGGAATCGGGCTGCTCCTAGCGAAGACCGGTTCCTTGAACATGGTGGACGTCGCTGCGATCCTGCAGGAGCAGGGGCTCGGTCCAGCGACCACGCTGGCGGTAGTGTTCATTTTTACCGGCTTGGGTATCAAGATGGCTCTGCTGCCGCTGCACTATTGGCTGCCGGACGTCTACACCAATGCGCCTGCCACTAGCACGGCATTGGTCGCGCCCCTAGGAACGAAAGTCGCGGCTTACGCGGTGCTGCGCTTAGGCTACGAGGTGCTGCCATACGAAGCTTTGCTGGCAGACTTGCGGATCTTCGACATCGTTCTCGCTCTCGGCGCGGTTGGTATCATCTGGGGCTCCATCATGGCGATCGCCCAGGACAACATCAAGCGCATGCTGGCTTACAGTAGCGTAGCGCAAATTGGATACATCGCGGTCGGTTTCGGTTTGGCGACTCCCAACGGCTACATCGGAGCGGTGTTGCACGTGATCAACCACGCGGTGATGAAGGCCTGTCTCTTCCTGGTGACGGCCAATCTCGAGCGACAAGGGGAGGGAACTTCCATCAAGGGCTTCAACGCCGCTTTGCGCCGGAAGATGCCTTTGACCTGCGCTTGCTTCGCGCTGGCGGCGATTTCCATGATCGGTCTGCCTCCGACGGCTGGCTTCTTCAGCAAGTGGTATCTGCTGCTCGGTAGCTACGAGCAGGGAAGCTGGATTCTGGTGGTGGTAATCATCGTCAGCAGCTTGCTCAATGCGGTCTACTTTTTCCGGGTGCTGGAGCGACTCTATCTCGGGAAGGACGAGGGAGAGGAGAAAGCCCCGAAGGGCGCTCGTCTGCCATTCGCGATGGGACTATCGACTTTGGTCCTAGCCTTGTCCCTCCTCGTTCTCGGTTTCGGCAACGTCTTCATCGTTTCGAAATTCATTAGCCCAATGTTGCCCGGATTCTGA
- a CDS encoding cation:proton antiporter subunit C — MSDFFSNYSAYILCFLLLTVGLYGMLLKRNYVKKVIGMTIFQAAIILFFIQTAYKTGGTVPVKDEALPLDQADAYINPLPHALMLTAIVVGVATVGVALSLLIRVYGAYGSLDEDDIRREASK, encoded by the coding sequence ATGAGCGACTTTTTCAGCAACTACTCGGCGTACATCCTGTGCTTCCTGCTTTTGACGGTGGGCTTGTACGGGATGCTGCTCAAGCGCAACTACGTGAAGAAGGTGATCGGGATGACCATCTTCCAAGCGGCTATAATCCTGTTTTTCATCCAGACTGCCTACAAGACGGGCGGCACGGTTCCGGTGAAGGATGAGGCGCTTCCTCTCGATCAGGCGGACGCTTACATCAATCCATTGCCTCACGCCCTCATGCTGACGGCGATCGTGGTGGGCGTGGCGACTGTGGGCGTGGCGCTTTCACTCTTGATCCGTGTCTACGGCGCCTACGGCAGCTTGGACGAGGATGATATCCGAAGGGAGGCTTCGAAATGA
- a CDS encoding MnhB domain-containing protein, with protein MKGVDVSPIVRLACRYMSRLIQVFALYVIFHGHYSPGGGFQGGALLAAAVILLRIGEGRSASQKELASGATMGLGSLGAWIFGGVGLLALLNGGKFLQYDALPAMGLSAVSLHYWGILVIELGVALAVMTVLVAIFDVLTEDDKSEG; from the coding sequence ATGAAGGGGGTAGACGTCAGTCCTATCGTGCGGCTCGCATGCCGCTACATGTCGCGCTTGATTCAAGTTTTTGCCTTGTACGTCATCTTCCACGGGCACTACAGCCCGGGCGGAGGCTTCCAAGGGGGAGCGCTATTGGCGGCGGCAGTGATTTTGCTGCGTATCGGCGAGGGCCGCAGCGCGAGCCAGAAGGAGCTCGCCTCAGGCGCCACCATGGGACTCGGTTCGCTGGGTGCTTGGATTTTCGGCGGGGTGGGCCTCTTGGCGCTCTTGAACGGAGGCAAGTTCCTGCAGTACGACGCCTTGCCGGCCATGGGCTTGTCCGCGGTCAGTCTTCACTATTGGGGAATTCTAGTAATCGAGCTGGGCGTGGCCTTAGCGGTGATGACGGTGCTGGTGGCGATTTTCGACGTTTTGACGGAGGACGATAAGAGCGAAGGATGA
- the mbhE gene encoding hydrogen gas-evolving membrane-bound hydrogenase subunit E, with translation MAGFFISMVSVVRDLPPRGDLDVPLHREQSEVGSPTAGTHYIQNSYKDAGTDNIVTVVLADYRGFDTFGETVVVFAAGIACLLILRGRRES, from the coding sequence TTGGCTGGATTTTTCATCTCCATGGTATCGGTCGTTCGCGACCTGCCGCCACGCGGGGACTTGGACGTGCCCTTGCACCGCGAGCAAAGCGAAGTGGGAAGCCCGACGGCCGGAACGCACTACATCCAAAATTCGTATAAAGACGCCGGTACGGACAACATCGTGACGGTGGTGCTCGCCGACTATCGTGGCTTCGATACCTTCGGAGAGACGGTGGTCGTTTTCGCTGCGGGTATCGCTTGCTTGCTCATCCTACGCGGGAGGCGCGAATCATGA
- a CDS encoding Na(+)/H(+) antiporter subunit B: MNNYIELLLYSFLVIAALIAINVKDLLAAAVTTSVFSFVIAVLFIEMGAVDVGFTEAVVGAGVLGVYFIAMILRTTRRTED, encoded by the coding sequence ATGAATAACTATATCGAGTTGCTGTTGTACTCGTTTCTGGTGATTGCGGCCTTGATCGCGATCAACGTGAAGGATCTGCTCGCGGCGGCGGTGACCACTTCTGTATTCAGCTTTGTGATCGCGGTTCTTTTCATAGAGATGGGAGCTGTCGACGTGGGCTTCACCGAAGCGGTCGTGGGAGCGGGCGTGCTCGGAGTTTACTTCATTGCGATGATATTGCGAACCACACGGAGGACCGAGGATTGA
- the mnhG gene encoding monovalent cation/H(+) antiporter subunit G, whose amino-acid sequence MDVSDIVGVVLIFIGLLGMLVGSIGLVRLPDFFARTHAASKVDTVGVIIAVIGVAVISGVTLDAGKVLLIAFFLMLTNPVAAHALGRAAWKSGLKPWSAEDQTPAERKEGSE is encoded by the coding sequence ATGGATGTGAGCGATATCGTCGGGGTCGTACTGATTTTTATCGGTCTCCTGGGAATGTTGGTAGGTAGTATCGGCTTGGTTCGTCTGCCGGACTTTTTCGCCCGTACGCACGCTGCCAGCAAGGTGGACACCGTGGGCGTGATTATTGCTGTGATCGGCGTCGCCGTCATCAGCGGTGTGACGCTGGATGCGGGCAAGGTGTTGCTCATCGCCTTTTTCCTCATGTTGACGAATCCCGTTGCGGCGCACGCCTTGGGACGCGCGGCGTGGAAGAGCGGATTGAAGCCGTGGAGCGCGGAAGACCAGACACCTGCCGAACGTAAGGAGGGTAGCGAATGA
- a CDS encoding monovalent cation/H+ antiporter complex subunit F — MSSIANVMILLFIVATAIPFYRLIKGPTVFDRLLSIGAIGGKAIVLILLVGLMYDRLSMFVDIALGYAILNFIGGIAMAEYFRLRKEEE; from the coding sequence ATGAGCTCAATCGCGAACGTGATGATTTTGCTATTCATCGTGGCGACGGCGATCCCGTTTTACCGCCTGATCAAGGGGCCGACGGTGTTTGACCGCTTGCTCTCGATTGGAGCGATCGGAGGCAAGGCGATCGTGCTCATCTTGTTGGTGGGGCTCATGTACGACCGTTTGTCGATGTTCGTGGACATCGCCTTGGGCTACGCAATTTTGAATTTCATCGGCGGCATCGCCATGGCGGAGTACTTTCGCCTGCGGAAGGAGGAAGAGTAA
- a CDS encoding Na+/H+ antiporter subunit E: MSKGTEKTAARGSKMPLGVVVGLFLLWVLFSGKLDAFHLGVGAATVALLFWLQSRLPAFREEGERGLRPVTSFIYIFWLLWQMVLSAWYVARKILGPQEGLQPRMFRVRCAMPSQVNSVVFANSITLTPGTLTVDMEGDELVVHALTENTEQDVLNGEMARKVARLSESEANVSVERIPLEKKEAGQ; the protein is encoded by the coding sequence ATGAGTAAAGGGACTGAGAAAACTGCCGCGAGAGGGAGCAAGATGCCTTTGGGCGTTGTTGTGGGACTCTTTTTACTTTGGGTACTGTTTAGCGGTAAGTTGGATGCGTTCCATCTTGGCGTCGGCGCCGCTACGGTTGCCCTGTTGTTCTGGTTGCAATCCCGCTTGCCAGCCTTCCGCGAGGAAGGGGAGCGAGGCTTGCGTCCCGTTACCTCCTTCATCTACATCTTTTGGCTCTTGTGGCAGATGGTCTTGTCGGCTTGGTACGTGGCTCGAAAGATTCTCGGCCCGCAGGAGGGCTTGCAACCGCGCATGTTTCGAGTCCGTTGCGCGATGCCGAGCCAGGTGAACTCGGTGGTGTTCGCGAATTCGATTACTCTGACCCCTGGCACGCTGACGGTTGACATGGAAGGCGACGAACTAGTGGTTCACGCGCTCACCGAGAACACCGAGCAGGATGTGCTCAACGGAGAAATGGCTCGCAAGGTAGCCAGATTGAGCGAGAGCGAGGCCAATGTATCAGTCGAGAGGATACCTCTCGAAAAGAAGGAGGCAGGACAATGA